A stretch of Polypterus senegalus isolate Bchr_013 chromosome 3, ASM1683550v1, whole genome shotgun sequence DNA encodes these proteins:
- the LOC120526558 gene encoding trace amine-associated receptor 13c-like yields MKFDEQLNNQTVLYCYHFDNISCIKEVRPVFVSVILYFLAAVAVMFTFCGNLVVIISISHFKQLHTPTNILVLSLAVADFLVGFLIMPFMVIQSVETCWYFGNIFCSMYTVLLYVLTETSILNLVIIAIDRYIAVCDPLLYSTKVTVRVSSLSVSVIWLVSLSYSCSLLFTDGNTEGVIGLDPCPGDCLLVLSKTWGTVDLIFSFLFPACIMVTLYTKIFVVAKRHIRAISMQQKVSESETKKSIAKKSERKAAKTLGIVVAVFILCSLPFYICTILNQFINFSVPSVVSGGFLWLAYLNSGLNPIIYSLFYPWFRKSLKLILTLKIFIAESSLLNLMPEN; encoded by the coding sequence ATGAAATTTGATGAGCAGCTGAATAATCAGACAGTGCTTTATTGTTATCATTTTGATAATATTTCATGTATCAAAGAAGTTCGACCGGTCTTTGTCTCTGTGATCCTTTATTTTCTGGCAGCAGTTGCagttatgtttacattttgtggAAATCTGGTGGTGATTATTTCTATCTCTCATTTTAAGCAGCTTCACACACCAACTAATATACTTGTTCTTTCACTTGCCGTGGCAGATTTTTTAGTGGGATTTCTTATTATGCCATTTATGGTTATACAGTCAGTTGAAACCTGCTGGTATTTTGGAAACATATTTTGTTCTATGTATACAGTCTTACTCTATGTGTTAACTGAGACTTCCATCTTAAACCTAGTAATAATTGCCATTGATAGATATATTGCTGTTTGTGACCCATTGCTGTATTCAACAAAAGTAACTGTTCGTGTATCTTCTTTGTCTGTGTCAGTCATCTGGCTAGTATCCTTAAGCTATTCttgctctttgttgttcactGATGGAAATACAGAAGGTGTCATAGGATTAGATCCTTGTCCAGGAGACTGTCTGCTTGTACTTAGCAAAACGTGGGGTACTGTGGATcttatattttcatttcttttcccaGCTTGTATAATGGTTACtttatacacaaaaatatttgtgGTTGCAAAAAGGCACATAAGAGCTATTTCAATGCAGCAAAAGGTTTCAGAGAGTGAAACTAAAAAAAGTATAGCCAAGAAATCTGaaagaaaggcagcaaaaacatTAGGCATAGTGGTAGCTGTCTTTATTCTTTGCTCTCTACCATTTTATATCTGCACCATACTAAATCAGTTTATAAATTTTTCTGTTCCTTCTGTGGTATCAGGTGGGTTTTTATGGTTAGCTTATTTAAATTCTGGTTTGAACCctattatttattctttgttttaccCATGGTTCAGAAAATCACTTAAACTAATCCTTACATTAAAGATCTTTATAGCAGAATCATCTTTACTAAATCTGATGCCAGAAAACTAA